taaaaGGATTGAggaactgatgtcccatcaacgttttcacactgacgagagaccgttcaggtgctctcactgtggggctGGGTTCAGGCAAACATGTGAACTTACTGTAcatcagcgaattcacactggggagagaccgttcctctgctccgagtgtgggaagggattcactcagtcatccaacctgctgaggcatcagcgagttcacactgatgagagaccttttaaatgcccagactgcggaaagtgctataaaagttctggggaactgatgcgccatcaacgtgttcacactgacgtgAGACCATTCAGATGCTCTCAATGTGGCACTGGGTTCAGGCAATCATCTCAGCTCACTatacaccagcaagttcacactggagcGAGACCATTCATCTGTTccgtgtgtggaaagggattcagtcagtcatcccacctgcagaaacaccagcgagttcacagtgcGGAGAGACCATTTATCTGCTTCgtgtgtggaaagagattcatcCGGTCATCCACCCTGATgagtcaccagcgagttcacaaacAA
Above is a window of Carcharodon carcharias isolate sCarCar2 chromosome 27, sCarCar2.pri, whole genome shotgun sequence DNA encoding:
- the LOC121270597 gene encoding zinc finger protein 239-like — translated: MEPKSTIHPGEKPWKCGDYENGFNYSSQLEIHQRIHTEERPFTCSECGKGFTKSNYLLKHQRVHTGKRPFTCSECGKGFINSSDLLTHRRVHTGERPFICPKCGKGFAQSSTLLIHQRGHTGERPFTCSVCGKGFTCSSNLMRHQQIHTDKKPFKCTDCEKCYKRIEELMSHQRFHTDERPFRCSHCGAGFRQTCELTVHQRIHTGERPFLCSECGKGFTQSSNLLRHQRVHTDERPFKCPDCGKCYKSSGELMRHQRVHTDVRPFRCSQCGTGFRQSSQLTIHQQVHTGARPFICSVCGKGFSQSSHLQKHQRVHSAERPFICFVCGKRFIRSSTLMSHQRVHKQLQ